Proteins from one Coregonus clupeaformis isolate EN_2021a chromosome 25, ASM2061545v1, whole genome shotgun sequence genomic window:
- the kcnk13a gene encoding potassium channel subfamily K member 13a, with product MACRRGCCCGVVNEDNARFLMLAVLIVLYLLCGAAVFSALEQPKERQAKEQWVQRFERFTQKHNLNRTDLETFLRFYEEANIAGIRVDTLRPRWDFTGAFYFVGTVVSTIGFGMTTPTTVSGKVFLIFYGLIGCASTILFFNLFLERIITVLAFVLKSCHALQRRRQGVMPHDGPRGTPPPGPRDRDRDSLAGWKPSVYCVMLILCVAAVVISCCASAMYSAVEGWGYLDSLYFCFVAFSTIGFGDMVSSQRVTYDGNQIAYRLGNFLFILMGVCCIYSLFNIISIVIKQTLNWLLRKLDIFCCRGRCCPAGIAKGLHLRRNAVMPSGTGHGHSRARRTVSIETDALNESETDGGRRMSGEMISMRDFLAANKVNLALMEKQLSEAAINGIPRPSVSNQNRQNGFSGGVGALGIMNNRLAETSVD from the exons ATGGCGTGCAGGAGAGGCTGCTGCTGCGGTGTGGTGAACGAGGATAACGCGCGGTTTCTGATGCTGGCGGTGCTGATCGTGCTGTATCTGTTGTGCGGTGCTGCGGTGTTCTCCGCGTTGGAGCAGCCGAAGGAGAGGCAGGCGAAGGAGCAGTGGGTGCAGCGCTTCGAGAGATTCACCCAGAAGCACAACCTTAACCGGACCGACTTGGAGACATTTCTCCGGTTCTATGAGGAGGCGAACATCGCCGGTATCCGCGTGGATACACTGAGACCACGCTGGGATTTTACCGGCGCCTTCTACTTTGTCGGTACCGTGGTGTCGACCATAG gaTTTGGCATGACCACCCCGACAACGGTCAGCGGCAAAGTCTTCCTCATCTTCTACGGCCTGATCGGCTGCGCCTCCACCATCCTCTTCTTCAACCTCTTCCTGGAGCGCATCATCACCGTGCTCGCCTTCGTGCTCAAGTCATGCCACGCGCTGCAGCGCCGGCGCCAGGGCGTCATGCCTCACGATGGCCCTAGGGGGACGCCACCGCCAGGACccagagatagagacagggacagtCTGGCTGGATGGAAGCCTTCAGTGTACTGCGTGATGCTGATTCTCTGTGTAGCCGCTGTAGTGATCTCCTGCTGTGCCTCGGCCATGTATTCAGCGGTGGAGGGGTGGGGCTATCTGGACTCGCTGTACTTCTGTTTTGTGGCGTTTAGCACCATCGGGTTCGGGGACATGGTAAGCAGCCAGAGGGTTACGTACGACGGGAACCAGATAGCCTACAGACTGGGGAACTTCCTGTTTATATTGATGGGTGTCTGCTGTATCTACTCGCTGTTCAACATCATATCCATTGTCATCAAGCAG ACTCTCAACTGGTTGCTGAGAAAGCTGGATATCTTCTGCTGCCGAGGCCGCTGCTGCCCCGCCGGGATCGCGAAGGGATTGCACCTGCGCCGGAATGCCGTGATGCCCAGCGGCACTGGACACGGACACTCACGGGCGCGGCGGACTGTCTCCATAGAAACGGACGCGTTGAACGAGAGTGAGACTGATGGAGGACGGCGGATGTCGGGGGAGATGATCTCCATGAGGGACTTCCTGGCTGCCAATAAG GTGAACCTGGCCCTGATGGAGAAGCAGCTGTCGGAGGCAGCAATCAATGGGATCCCTCGGCCTTCCGTCTCCAACCAAAACAGACAGAATGGTTTCTCTGGAGGAGTAGGGGCGCTGGGCATCATGAACAACAGGCTGGCTGAGACCAGTGTGGACTGA